Within Carassius carassius chromosome 8, fCarCar2.1, whole genome shotgun sequence, the genomic segment ctattatagtatttattaatgttttgaattgttttacattgttttctattttaattcaatttaatcttattttagttagttgccgAGGCAATATTTCAAAGTTTACAAATGTacgtttttaatctaatatttatatttgatatttatttcagcttaatttcacagtttttatttttttgtattaattaacaacaacaacactggtcTGGAAAAGTCATCGTATTTTCTGTAGTGAATATATTTATGGTTTGGTGTAGTATAGAATGTTTAATAACTAAAAGTTAGTTTTAAGCAGATATATTTAGTACATCTCAgggtcatttttattaaattttaaattttatttatttaactaaaaaGTTTAATCATTAAATAGTGTAAGTTCATTGGACTAATGGATAAGATTCTGAGATACCCATTTAATAAGAcagtatgcagtttttttttttgacagtttagTCCATTTATTGATATAGTGGGAGTGGTAATTGACCTGTGCAGGTACTTCAGTGTATGAATATGCAATTTAGCAATGAATATACATAGATGATGCATGTTTATATGTTCTTGATATGCAAGCTGATGTTGGTTGCTGATGTTGCTTGTGTAGCTCAGCAAACGCCACTCCAGAGTTTGAGGGGCGTGGAGGGGAGGAGCTGGGGGTGGAGCTTAGTAACACACTCTATAAAGTGTTCAACAACAGACACAGCGTGGACCTGCGTTCCCTCTGCATCTGTCCGGGAGAGAACTGCTGGGTGCTATACGTGGATGTGTTGGTGAGTGACTTGAAGAGggcgaatgaatgaatgaagaaataaatatttcattcaaTACTAGGAAATATTGTGATCTCAATTTACTGTTAATTTATCATTCGTTTAATTATGTATGCAGCTGCTGCAGTGTGATGGAAACCTGTTTGATGCCATATCTATTGCGATAAAAGCTGCTCTGTTTAATACACGGTAAGTAACCGCATGCCGTTTCCATTAAAATCCTGACAAACCTGTAAGCTTTCTATTGGGCAATTCTAAATCTGTGGCAggcagtgttatttttttatattacttatatactttttttttataaatattttatttgtgtacTTTCAATTTTTAGGTTATTTTCGAGTTTaagtttgaaactttttttttttccgtgGTACATTAATAGACATTTTTGGGGGCTTTTCTTTTCTCTTGTGGAAATAATATAAATTTCATcatttttatgtgtgtatgtgaatgattgaatatattttattctttaataatattgttaatatattgtatACAATTCAATGAAGTATTGTTATTAATCCTGTTTGAATCTTGCTGTTTTTGAGTTTGTCTTTGatgctgtaaaatgtaaaaaaaaaaattcttccaatatttttttatttcagctttaattaatttaacaaaggtgatttttaatagttttcagTTTTAGATAACAATAGCAACATAGTTTCCAGGCCTGAAAAAGTCATAGAActttctataattattattattattattttttatttttttgttatactcTACAATATTTTAGAACTATGCTAGTTTAGTTTAAGAGGTTTTCTTGAAAGTAAACCGTAAACTctggtgtttttttgtgtgtttgtgttttgaacatattatttctttatacttaatcatttaaccattaaaacgtACAAATTCCAAGGATTAATATGCCAGATACAAATATCAGTCCACCCTGGGAGTCtctataaaatgattttaaaatcttttatgcAGTAATCCTAATTAGAAAAGTCCTTGAAATTCACTGCTTTAACATTGTGGAAACCCCAAATGAACAATGAGGAACTTATCTACATCCCCTTTGCCCTTTCCTCAAACAGAATTCCCAAAGTGCACATATCTGAGGATGAGGAGGGAGTGAAGGAGATCGAGCTGTCAGACGACCCTTATGACTGCATGCGGCTCAATGTGGAAAATGTGCCGTGTATCGTAACCCTCTGCAAGGTACAGCACAGCCTGGAGCCGTTACCCACAATGCACTCATCTCATGTTTAGTTCTGTGTTTCTGTAGCTTCTATATATCGGAtgtatgtctgtgtttcaggTTGGTCACAGACATGTGGTGGACGCCACGCTGCAGGAAAAGGCCTGCTCTGTGGCCAGTCTCCTGATTTCAGTCACACACAGAGGGACGGTCACGTGCGTCAGGAAAATGGGAGGAGGAAGTCTGGACCCAGAAAGTATCTTTGAGATGACAGAGGTCAGATAACTTCTAATTCTCCCTAACTATAAGTATTATCCCTGTAAACTAAGCCTGATATATTAAATGATAGtcagattgtatttatttatttatttttgaacagttgaatctttaaacaaaatataaaagaaaaatctttacagaaaaaaggttgcatgtgtgttttttgCTGAGTATcttatttgatacatcaggcttttttGCTCATAGTAtgatatatgctatatatatatgtgtatgtgtgtgtaggctTTATAGGGCTAAACTTTGGTGCTATATTACAGAATGTCATGCAGCTGGTGCTGTTTATATGTCTGCTTATATATCAAAACAGATTGGAGCTAACAAATGAATTTTCTATTTTGTTTCTCTCACACATTAAAAACCAggtgtttttcatttgtttaataaatgcttGTCTCCTGGTTTGGAGTTTCTGTTGACTGTTTTGGTGTGATCATGTTAAAGGCTGGGAAGCGTGTGGGCAAGGCTCTTCATGCGCCTCTCATGGAGCTGCTGCAGAAAGAAGAAAGTCTTGGCAAGAAACGGCAGAAAGTGGGATTCCTTGGATAGCTTcctgttttgtaccttttttgtttgtttttcaaataaatgagcTAAATTTTCTATGACGTTTGTCATGTCCTGCTTAAAAACTCCCAACTAACGTAGAATCCCATCTAATGTGAGGTTATATAAgattattgctgtttttattttcatttttccatCTGTCATTTAATGACTGAACTCAGACTAGCTCTCAGACTGCAGTGTTTAACAGAGGACTGAATGTTAAACGATTCTTCTctcaaatcagatttttttatatatatatatatatatatatatacattttgagcTATTTGAGAGAAATTTGAgcacctaatttttttttttatagctgaaTTTAATAGATGAGTAGAAAAGAATACCCAGAATCCTTAATGGAATAGTTCATCCCCCCAAAAACGGAACATTTGCTGAATATTTAATTGGTCTCCGATCATCCAAGATGTATATGAGTTtgtttttcatcagaacagatttggagaaatttaacattggattacttgctcaccaatggatcctcttttagtgaatgggtgccatcagaattagtCTGAACAGCTGTAACCCACACAACTCCGGTCCAtcaattgaaattatttttagtGAAAAACAGTGTGTTTGTAGTAAATAAATCCATTGTTAAGGCATTTTGATTTAAAGCTGTTGCTTTCAGTCCGTAAACCATCTTTCTCCAGAGAAAAAGGCcattctctcctgattcagacaaggtgattttttttttttgttggagaAAGCAATTTTATGGATGGCAGACTCATTTCAGTAACAGTTTGGAGTTTAAATTTGTctttatggatttatttcttaaaaaaacatggCTTTacgcttcacaagatgttaaatgatggactgggTTCGTGTGGATTATTGCGTTGTTTTTATCATCTATTCGGACtcttcattctgacggcacccattcactgcagaggatccattggtgagcaaattatgtaatggtacatttctccaaatctgataaagaaacaaactcctctacatcttgaatggcctgagggtgaatcaattttcagcaaatttattctgttcttttaaagaaGTTGTGTtggtgaatttgtttttttttggtatacATTTGTGGAATATTCGTAGACTTCTGTAAGTTCACAGGTGCTGTAGTCATTTTTTCCTGGGATGGTGTTGAGCTCACCCCAGTGTCCAGCAGGACGTCTCGTTTGCCACGTGTCGTCTGAGGAAGATCCAGCTGCTGTGAGCCTGGATATATTCCACCCCATAATAGCTTTGCTGCTTTCTGTGGCCAGGagaatccaaaacaaacaaccgCAATCACTGCACAGATAACAATATCATACACAAGAagaatgcatgatgggaaatgtgtCCTGAGGAGACCTTTAATGCTCCCGGACTCTCAGTGTGTATGAAGCAATTTGAGAACCTGCTTTTGTGTCCGAGTTAGTCAGTTCATTCTAAATATAAGTCCAGGTTTATAATCTTTATTATAACTCATAGGACCTTTCATGaaaggatagtccacccaaaaataacTGAAGTTTTGTTTCCCTATGACTCccatgatagaattttcatttcaaaactattgctttaaatgagTGGGAAAACATACTGGGCAAAGAAACCGGGGCTAGTGGTCACACTTCGCctagatttatgttttttttaatctaataattaATTTTGATTGATTCAAAAAGTCTATTTCCACATACTTTTAGCaaaatttaaaaaggaaaaataattaaataaaattaattatgacAAAGAAAATGTTTAAGGTAACAAAGTCTAACTCTTCTGAGCAAGagataatgtaattaatattttataagtattaaacaaaaaaacaattacactGTCCTGTTTTTGTCTAGAGAACATTATTCAACTTTTAACTTTTGTTATATACAGTTAATTGACTCTTGTTTTAATATATGTTATTGTGGCTTTGTTgtgttcacatatttatataattcaataatat encodes:
- the exosc7 gene encoding exosome complex component RRP42 translates to MAAVQVSEAEKVYIMHGVRDDLRLDGRGCEDYRHMEIETDVVSNTDGSAKISLGHTDVLVGVKAEIGKPRAMVPDEGYLEFFVDCSANATPEFEGRGGEELGVELSNTLYKVFNNRHSVDLRSLCICPGENCWVLYVDVLLLQCDGNLFDAISIAIKAALFNTRIPKVHISEDEEGVKEIELSDDPYDCMRLNVENVPCIVTLCKVGHRHVVDATLQEKACSVASLLISVTHRGTVTCVRKMGGGSLDPESIFEMTEAGKRVGKALHAPLMELLQKEESLGKKRQKVGFLG